In Rhodopirellula islandica, the following proteins share a genomic window:
- a CDS encoding MerC domain-containing protein: MSDVPYQPASPLPLSSPEPTKIATWRDWVGIVASIGCAIHCAAMPFVIAFLPALGLSFLADESFHQWMALACFLIAIAAFVPGFRKHRRMTPIAIASVGLVLITSAAFGMAGDCCAACETSTIAATDAAVCTDACCEHCTAEAEAGPDESEANLSSLAASGGPPEVSGLQALVAPFALWITPIGGLLLVCAHLLNRRYGCLCGCCEPATQAA, encoded by the coding sequence ATGAGCGATGTCCCGTATCAACCCGCCAGTCCTCTACCGCTCAGCAGTCCCGAACCCACCAAAATTGCCACCTGGCGTGACTGGGTCGGGATCGTTGCTTCGATCGGGTGTGCGATTCATTGTGCGGCCATGCCGTTTGTGATCGCATTTTTGCCCGCACTGGGACTCAGCTTCCTGGCGGATGAATCGTTTCACCAGTGGATGGCTCTGGCCTGTTTCCTGATCGCGATCGCAGCTTTCGTCCCTGGCTTCCGCAAGCATCGCCGGATGACACCGATCGCAATCGCCAGCGTGGGCTTGGTTCTGATCACCAGCGCGGCATTTGGCATGGCTGGTGACTGCTGTGCGGCCTGCGAGACTTCCACCATCGCGGCAACCGATGCCGCCGTTTGCACCGACGCATGTTGCGAGCATTGCACCGCAGAGGCAGAAGCCGGTCCAGATGAGTCGGAAGCCAACCTGAGCAGCCTCGCCGCGAGCGGAGGCCCCCCTGAAGTTTCCGGGCTGCAAGCTTTGGTCGCTCCCTTCGCACTTTGGATCACACCGATCGGTGGACTCCTGCTGGTCTGCGCTCACTTGCTGAACCGTCGATACGGATGCCTCTGCGGGTGCTGCGAACCAGCCACACAAGCTGCGTGA
- a CDS encoding ZIP family metal transporter, producing MPAHWLLLVYCVFVLAASMAGGRLSSLLRMTHLRTQLLMSGVGGLMLGIALLHLLPHATEVLNSPTKACRGALIGLLVMFLTIRLFHTHDHGVPVESDGTNSECDHGHDHHHSEKGISWFGLFFGLALHTLVDGVALASSVLIDAEHGAWLGLAGLGTFLAVALHKPLDAFAITSVMNKQKWSVSAQNIANAAFSLACPIGAAAFYFGAMKFDANNAFLGWGLAISAGFFLGIALADLLPEVAFHDHDRVKLTMAFLFGVAIAVGIENLPGHSHEHHPAGGQVEHGHEDHGHEDHGHDHDHSVHDHDHDH from the coding sequence ATGCCTGCTCACTGGCTCCTTCTTGTCTATTGTGTTTTCGTTTTGGCCGCGTCGATGGCGGGCGGGCGACTTTCGTCCCTGCTGCGGATGACACACCTGCGGACGCAACTCTTGATGAGCGGCGTCGGGGGATTGATGCTGGGAATCGCGTTGCTGCATTTACTGCCGCACGCCACTGAAGTGTTGAATTCCCCAACGAAAGCTTGCCGCGGTGCACTGATCGGCCTGTTGGTCATGTTCCTGACGATTCGCCTGTTCCACACCCATGACCACGGAGTCCCGGTCGAGTCAGACGGCACCAACTCCGAATGCGACCATGGTCACGATCACCATCATTCCGAGAAAGGCATCAGTTGGTTCGGCTTGTTCTTCGGGCTTGCACTTCACACGTTGGTCGACGGTGTTGCCCTGGCCAGCAGTGTTCTGATTGATGCCGAGCACGGTGCCTGGTTGGGCTTGGCTGGCCTGGGGACCTTTCTGGCGGTTGCGCTGCACAAACCGCTCGACGCCTTTGCCATCACCTCGGTGATGAACAAACAAAAGTGGTCTGTGTCCGCCCAAAACATCGCGAACGCCGCGTTCTCGTTGGCCTGTCCCATCGGTGCCGCCGCGTTTTACTTCGGAGCGATGAAGTTTGACGCGAACAATGCGTTCCTTGGCTGGGGACTCGCGATTTCAGCCGGTTTCTTCCTGGGCATCGCCCTGGCGGACCTCCTGCCTGAGGTCGCCTTTCACGACCATGATCGCGTCAAGCTGACGATGGCGTTCCTTTTTGGGGTCGCGATTGCAGTCGGTATCGAGAACCTGCCCGGGCACAGCCACGAACACCATCCTGCTGGTGGGCAGGTTGAGCACGGGCACGAAGATCACGGGCACGAAGATCACGGACATGACCACGACCACAGCGTCCACGATCACGATCACGATCATTGA
- a CDS encoding CobW family GTP-binding protein: protein MMPIPTNLITGFLGSGKTTAINRLLEHRPDGERWSIFVNEYGMVTVDELLIDSECPEVNVQELGGGCLCCTVAFAFDAVFSQFIRRSKPDRLLLEPSGAGHPAALVDKLRDDNFRRAIDLRATICLIDPEDWSKPQWRDSEVFHDQVQMADVVAINFTDKRDPELTRQCREWVESFDPPKMLIAETDHGRIDPAWLDLQGTVVRPPKFGEAHAHNHSHAADHVDAGGLTSIEVPPMLGKPKRIENEGDGQWACGWIFSVDEVFDRDQLLDLLGYLQPVVRLKGVFRCQDDWWVINRSKNETSFSTTAYRRDSRLEIITDSPTSGWEELEQLLLKCK from the coding sequence ATGATGCCGATCCCAACCAATTTGATCACGGGATTCCTTGGGTCAGGGAAGACCACGGCGATCAATCGCTTGCTTGAGCATCGACCGGATGGCGAACGATGGTCGATTTTCGTGAACGAGTACGGCATGGTGACCGTGGACGAGTTGCTGATCGACTCGGAGTGTCCGGAGGTCAACGTGCAGGAACTTGGCGGCGGTTGCCTGTGCTGTACCGTCGCGTTCGCTTTTGATGCGGTCTTCAGCCAATTCATTCGCCGCAGCAAGCCAGATCGGCTTCTGCTTGAACCCAGCGGCGCGGGGCATCCAGCGGCATTGGTTGACAAGTTGAGGGACGACAACTTTCGACGGGCAATTGATCTGCGGGCGACAATCTGTTTGATCGACCCTGAAGACTGGAGCAAGCCGCAATGGCGTGATTCCGAAGTCTTTCATGACCAGGTTCAAATGGCCGACGTCGTCGCCATCAACTTCACCGACAAACGAGACCCTGAGTTGACGCGGCAATGCCGTGAATGGGTGGAATCATTTGACCCGCCCAAAATGCTGATTGCTGAAACGGACCACGGGCGAATTGATCCCGCGTGGCTCGATCTCCAGGGCACGGTCGTTCGCCCACCGAAGTTTGGTGAAGCCCATGCCCACAATCATTCCCATGCCGCGGATCACGTGGATGCGGGCGGGCTGACCTCGATCGAAGTCCCGCCGATGTTGGGGAAGCCCAAGCGGATTGAAAACGAGGGCGACGGCCAGTGGGCGTGTGGCTGGATCTTTTCCGTCGACGAGGTTTTCGACCGAGACCAATTGCTCGACCTGCTTGGCTACCTGCAACCGGTCGTGCGGCTCAAAGGTGTGTTTCGCTGCCAGGATGATTGGTGGGTGATCAATCGTAGCAAGAATGAGACCTCGTTCAGCACCACGGCGTATCGTCGCGATAGCCGCCTAGAAATCATCACCGACAGTCCAACCTCCGGCTGGGAGGAACTGGAGCAACTGCTACTGAAGTGCAAGTAG
- the zigA gene encoding zinc metallochaperone GTPase ZigA: protein MNPTDPTTPQAERLPVTVLSGFLGAGKTTLLNHILTNREGLRVAVIVNDMSEINIDAALVKSGDANLSRTEEQLVEMSNGCICCTLREDLLIEVRRLARDGRFDYLLIESTGISEPMPVAETFTFEDEEGDSLSLVAELDTMVTVVDAGNFMKDFGSWDDLTDRRLGLSEEDTRNIVDLLVDQVEFANVIVVNKTDLISPYELEQLKQILRQLNAEAKILTTTESRIELSEIMGTGLYSLSEAEEQPGWLEVPRGEEETETEEYGISNFVYQAQRPFHPKRLTSALDADMEEGLFTGVLRSKGLMWIASRHDWAYDWSQAGCSIRMNPAGFWWAAAPEEEWPDDSESIEEIRSKFVGEHGDRHQELVFIGNAMSRERITQILDDCLLTDVEFAQGPEAWTNMEDPLPPIELEYDEETVSS, encoded by the coding sequence ATGAACCCAACCGATCCAACAACGCCCCAGGCGGAACGTCTTCCTGTCACCGTGCTTTCCGGATTTCTCGGAGCCGGCAAGACGACGCTGCTCAACCACATTCTGACCAACCGCGAAGGCCTACGAGTCGCGGTGATCGTCAATGACATGAGCGAAATCAACATCGACGCGGCGTTGGTCAAATCAGGTGACGCGAATCTTTCGCGAACGGAAGAACAGCTCGTTGAGATGTCCAACGGTTGCATCTGTTGCACGCTACGCGAAGACCTGCTGATTGAAGTTCGCCGGCTCGCTCGCGACGGCCGCTTCGACTACCTGCTGATCGAATCCACCGGCATCTCCGAACCGATGCCGGTCGCAGAAACCTTCACCTTCGAAGACGAAGAGGGCGACAGCCTGTCGTTGGTCGCTGAACTGGACACGATGGTGACCGTTGTCGACGCAGGCAACTTCATGAAGGACTTTGGCTCGTGGGACGATCTCACCGATCGACGTTTGGGTCTGAGCGAAGAAGACACTCGCAACATTGTGGATCTGTTGGTCGATCAAGTTGAATTTGCCAATGTCATCGTCGTCAACAAAACCGACTTGATCTCACCATATGAACTGGAGCAGCTCAAACAGATTCTACGTCAACTCAACGCCGAGGCCAAAATCCTGACCACGACAGAAAGCCGCATTGAGCTATCCGAAATCATGGGCACCGGGCTCTACTCTCTAAGTGAAGCCGAGGAGCAACCCGGATGGTTGGAGGTACCGCGTGGGGAAGAAGAAACCGAGACCGAAGAATACGGCATCTCGAACTTCGTCTATCAAGCCCAACGCCCATTTCATCCCAAACGTTTGACCAGCGCTCTCGACGCCGACATGGAAGAAGGTTTGTTCACCGGAGTGCTTCGTAGCAAAGGATTGATGTGGATCGCGTCGCGACACGACTGGGCCTACGACTGGTCGCAAGCCGGGTGCTCGATCCGGATGAACCCAGCCGGTTTCTGGTGGGCAGCCGCACCGGAAGAGGAATGGCCCGACGACTCCGAGTCCATTGAAGAAATTCGATCCAAGTTCGTCGGCGAACATGGCGATCGCCATCAAGAATTGGTGTTCATCGGAAACGCGATGAGCCGAGAACGAATCACCCAGATTCTCGATGACTGCTTGCTGACGGACGTTGAATTTGCTCAAGGCCCGGAAGCCTGGACGAACATGGAAGATCCATTGCCGCCCATCGAGCTGGAATATGACGAAGAAACCGTTTCCAGCTGA
- a CDS encoding GxxExxY protein has translation MSVNQDWSDVRVKELCDRVRQIAYDLHVYLGTGYLEKIYENGLLHRLAKAGIRCEKQVPVQVLDDDQFCLGEYKLDLVVEEILVVEIKAARGIDDKHVAQILGYPKATTLSHGLLVNFGSAKFQIRKFKM, from the coding sequence ATGAGTGTCAATCAAGACTGGAGTGACGTGCGAGTCAAAGAGCTTTGCGATCGGGTTCGACAGATCGCTTACGATTTGCATGTCTATTTGGGCACCGGTTACCTCGAGAAGATTTACGAAAACGGATTGCTTCATCGTCTGGCTAAAGCGGGTATTCGCTGTGAAAAGCAGGTGCCGGTGCAGGTGCTTGATGACGACCAATTTTGTTTAGGCGAATACAAGTTAGACCTTGTCGTCGAAGAAATTCTGGTGGTTGAGATCAAAGCCGCTCGAGGAATCGATGACAAACATGTTGCACAAATCCTCGGCTATCCAAAAGCGACCACGCTGAGTCACGGGCTGCTCGTCAACTTCGGATCAGCGAAATTTCAAATCAGGAAATTTAAGATGTAG
- a CDS encoding PEP-CTERM sorting domain-containing protein produces MKMTNLTMKIALLAIGLTLSSLASTEARAALTLTIDGPQELTVGQSATYSVFGTSDNDDEVDFFAMLFTISGDPGLAFSATQSDDFLTNPDYVFFDRSGNVALGLPATTLAGGSLSIADFSDDQSAAPDVGLPDPFTLGVDSQLIGQFSVDAVSAGTFSIAIDPTSSFNDLSFNLTPFSSTPLSVTAVPEPSSLLAMAGVAGGLAWRRRGKTQRA; encoded by the coding sequence ATGAAGATGACAAACTTGACGATGAAGATTGCCTTGCTCGCGATCGGCCTGACTCTTTCCTCCTTGGCCAGCACCGAAGCAAGGGCGGCACTGACGCTAACGATTGACGGGCCTCAGGAACTGACAGTCGGTCAATCAGCGACGTACAGTGTTTTTGGCACGAGCGACAACGACGACGAAGTGGATTTCTTTGCAATGCTATTCACGATCTCTGGCGATCCGGGGCTTGCCTTTTCCGCTACCCAAAGCGATGACTTTTTAACCAACCCGGACTACGTGTTTTTCGACCGGAGCGGCAATGTGGCGTTGGGGTTGCCGGCGACGACTTTGGCGGGCGGTTCCTTGAGCATCGCGGATTTCTCGGACGATCAGAGCGCTGCTCCTGACGTCGGATTGCCCGACCCGTTCACTCTTGGCGTGGACTCACAACTGATTGGGCAGTTTTCGGTAGATGCGGTCAGTGCAGGAACATTCTCAATCGCGATCGATCCCACATCATCTTTCAATGATTTGAGCTTCAATTTAACCCCGTTCAGCTCAACTCCGCTCAGTGTCACGGCCGTGCCGGAGCCATCCAGCCTGCTCGCCATGGCTGGGGTGGCAGGGGGACTTGCATGGCGTCGTCGCGGTAAGACACAGCGGGCGTGA
- a CDS encoding IS4 family transposase, which translates to MNDSERSMEADQQFDRSFELLHQLVNFEDANELFAQRAHTVYTACVVLWMLVYQRLKPDASLENAVKHLIDTRPSYLPENKRLDENTISTASGAYSRARSRLPLEVVRWFAEEVSSGIISATEPTFNQQRVFLIDGTTMALAPEKELQQAFPPASNQLGEGIWPCALLTVFHELASGAAMLPQVGPMYGPEAVSETQLARQGFEQLPEHSIIMSDAGFGIFGVAYEAINAGHDILLRMKKANFHSLQKNAELIEQSEHHKSYRHTWIPTKKNRQTQPELPADCQCDVFLHEVKVTDSLTLYLVSTLADEAFTLAALFERRYDVEIDICNFKVVMDAENIRAKSVDTFMKELYTSVVAYNLTSQLRIEAAAMEEVRPRRMSFKRTWTTFQTFLLRHMHTEPSQWREAYRTALAIARKDKLPIRGKRRYRREAYRKRPKDAQFEKRKKPPSKLKDSDLK; encoded by the coding sequence ATGAACGATTCCGAGCGAAGCATGGAAGCCGACCAGCAGTTTGACCGCTCCTTCGAACTGCTGCATCAGCTTGTCAACTTCGAAGATGCGAACGAGCTTTTTGCCCAGCGAGCTCACACTGTCTACACCGCCTGCGTTGTCCTTTGGATGCTCGTCTACCAGCGTCTCAAGCCCGATGCCTCACTCGAAAACGCGGTGAAACACCTGATCGATACTCGGCCGAGCTATCTTCCCGAGAACAAACGACTCGACGAAAACACGATCTCGACCGCATCGGGTGCCTACAGCCGAGCGCGATCTCGACTGCCTCTAGAAGTCGTTCGTTGGTTTGCCGAGGAAGTCAGCTCCGGCATCATTTCGGCCACCGAGCCTACATTCAACCAACAACGCGTGTTCCTGATTGACGGAACCACGATGGCTCTTGCACCGGAAAAAGAACTCCAACAAGCGTTTCCACCGGCAAGCAACCAACTCGGCGAAGGTATCTGGCCATGCGCGTTGTTAACCGTCTTTCATGAACTTGCCAGCGGCGCTGCAATGCTTCCGCAAGTCGGACCGATGTACGGGCCCGAGGCAGTCTCCGAGACGCAACTTGCTCGCCAAGGTTTTGAGCAGCTTCCCGAGCACTCGATCATTATGTCCGATGCGGGCTTTGGGATCTTTGGAGTCGCGTATGAAGCCATCAATGCAGGGCACGACATTTTGCTGCGAATGAAGAAGGCTAACTTTCATTCGCTGCAGAAGAATGCCGAGCTGATTGAGCAATCCGAACATCACAAAAGTTACCGACACACGTGGATACCCACGAAGAAGAATCGCCAGACCCAACCGGAGTTGCCCGCGGATTGCCAGTGCGATGTTTTTCTGCACGAGGTCAAGGTTACCGACTCGCTGACGCTTTATCTGGTCAGCACGCTGGCCGACGAAGCTTTCACGTTGGCCGCATTATTTGAGCGTCGCTACGATGTAGAAATTGACATTTGCAACTTCAAGGTGGTGATGGATGCCGAGAATATCCGTGCCAAGAGTGTCGACACATTCATGAAAGAACTCTACACGTCAGTCGTGGCTTACAACCTGACCAGTCAGCTTCGTATCGAAGCGGCCGCCATGGAGGAAGTTCGGCCGCGTCGAATGAGTTTCAAGCGAACGTGGACCACCTTTCAGACTTTTTTGTTGCGACACATGCACACCGAGCCTAGCCAGTGGCGCGAGGCCTACCGAACCGCCCTGGCGATCGCCCGCAAAGACAAGTTGCCAATTCGAGGCAAACGCAGATACCGACGCGAGGCGTACCGCAAACGGCCCAAAGACGCGCAATTCGAAAAGCGAAAGAAACCACCGTCAAAACTGAAAGACTCGGATCTAAAGTAA